From a region of the Triticum aestivum cultivar Chinese Spring chromosome 7D, IWGSC CS RefSeq v2.1, whole genome shotgun sequence genome:
- the LOC123166940 gene encoding uncharacterized protein: MAAPLARVPLLRAPSRPFPTSRINPRRHFRPSVSVAVGGVSGPVLRTCKNCKKQYDPAANHPSSCRYHTAHFGGETKRKFESVHSGGTMDTPGAGKVLQYWHCCGSEDPFDVGCTAAPHSSYDD, from the exons ATGGCCGCGCCACTCGCGCGTGTGCCGCTGCTTCGTGCGCCCAGCCGGCCCTTCCCCACCTCCCGGATCAACCCCCGCCGCCACTTCCGGCCGTCGGTGTCGGTCGCCGTAGGAGGCGTCAGCGGCCCCGTGCTCCGCACCTGCAAGAATTGCAAGAAGCAGTACGACCCGGCTGCGAATCACCCTTCATCATGCCGCTACCACACGGCCCACTTTGGAG GGGAAACAAAGAGAAAATTTGAAAGTGTCCATTCTGGTGGGACCATGGATACTCCGGGTGCAGGCAAAGTGCTCCAGTACTGGCATTGTTGTGGGTCAGAGGATCCATTTGATGTTGGTTGTACTGCTGCTCCTCACTCTTCATACGATGACTAA